Proteins encoded by one window of Paludisphaera rhizosphaerae:
- a CDS encoding DUF883 family protein — MGSHMFGSWAENARRPMEDARQAVGEVGEAARRSYEDAAHRARQAYGDVADRARDAYGDVMDDYIGPYRQSFEDAIVSNPVKAVGAALAVGVLLGWLIKRS, encoded by the coding sequence ATGGGTTCCCACATGTTCGGCAGCTGGGCCGAGAACGCCCGACGCCCGATGGAAGACGCCCGCCAGGCCGTTGGTGAGGTCGGCGAGGCCGCTCGCCGCAGCTATGAAGACGCCGCCCACCGCGCCCGTCAGGCCTATGGAGACGTCGCCGACCGCGCCCGCGACGCCTACGGCGATGTGATGGACGACTACATCGGCCCGTATCGCCAGTCCTTCGAGGACGCGATCGTCTCCAATCCCGTCAAGGCCGTCGGCGCTGCGCTCGCCGTGGGAGTTCTCCTCGGATGGCTCATCAAACGGTCCTGA
- a CDS encoding DUF3500 domain-containing protein, with amino-acid sequence MQRPTLLVLAGASGVLSLGLMAAGLEPAAPLAAAQAPAAASVAVELLASPRAADVVDAADAFLATLSDEQRAIAQIELKPSLAIRWTNFPGGSERRNGVFYRDLKPEQVDAAIKVAKVALGEEGFARYQEVRAADDAFAKGRGGRGPGGPGGPAQKKGGGPGGGGAMFGSQNYMIAFLGKPSKTTPWILQLGGHHLAINIYYKGTAGAATPYHVAAQPTVWKDEQGNTHDPLAPMRDSLHGLLASLTPEQSKQAKLEARFNDVYVGPQKDGKFPAKSEGVLVSELSDVSKDFVRKAIAAWTGDSPQGAAYMKLYEADLDKIRVSYSGTTDVGERGDYVRIDGPRVWIEFATQGSDHYHTIWRDRLTDYGAEFSF; translated from the coding sequence ATGCAGCGGCCTACTTTGCTCGTTCTTGCGGGGGCGTCCGGCGTCCTGTCATTGGGCCTGATGGCGGCCGGCCTGGAGCCCGCTGCCCCCCTTGCCGCCGCGCAGGCCCCTGCGGCGGCGTCGGTCGCGGTCGAACTGCTCGCCTCGCCCAGAGCGGCCGACGTTGTGGACGCCGCCGACGCCTTCCTCGCCACGCTCTCGGATGAGCAACGGGCGATCGCCCAGATCGAGCTCAAGCCCTCGCTCGCCATCCGTTGGACGAACTTCCCCGGCGGCTCCGAGCGTCGCAACGGCGTCTTCTACCGCGATCTCAAGCCGGAGCAGGTCGACGCGGCCATCAAGGTTGCGAAGGTCGCGCTCGGGGAGGAAGGGTTCGCCCGCTATCAGGAAGTCCGCGCGGCCGACGACGCCTTCGCCAAGGGCCGCGGCGGCCGAGGGCCCGGCGGGCCGGGTGGCCCGGCCCAGAAGAAGGGCGGGGGCCCAGGCGGCGGCGGGGCCATGTTCGGCTCGCAGAACTACATGATCGCGTTCCTGGGCAAGCCGTCCAAGACCACGCCCTGGATCTTGCAGCTAGGCGGGCACCATCTCGCCATCAACATCTACTACAAGGGGACGGCCGGAGCTGCGACTCCCTACCACGTCGCCGCGCAGCCGACCGTGTGGAAGGACGAGCAAGGCAACACCCACGACCCGCTCGCCCCGATGCGCGACTCGCTCCACGGCCTGCTGGCCTCGCTGACGCCCGAGCAATCGAAGCAGGCGAAGCTCGAAGCGCGGTTCAACGACGTCTACGTCGGCCCTCAAAAGGACGGCAAGTTCCCCGCGAAGAGCGAGGGGGTTCTCGTCTCCGAACTGTCTGACGTCTCGAAGGACTTCGTCCGGAAGGCGATCGCCGCCTGGACGGGCGACAGCCCGCAGGGCGCTGCTTACATGAAGCTCTACGAGGCCGACCTCGACAAGATCAGGGTGTCGTACTCGGGCACGACGGACGTGGGCGAACGCGGTGACTACGTTCGGATCGACGGCCCGCGCGTCTGGATCGAGTTCGCCACCCAGGGGAGCGACCACTACCACACCATCTGGCGCGATCGCCTGACCGACTACGGCGCCGAGTTCTCGTTCTGA
- a CDS encoding HupE/UreJ family protein, with amino-acid sequence MRRLLPALLLLAVAGTAWGHPMPNSAVVLRIHRDAIDAELTLPIGELAVGWDKPLPPDAVAIVEQYGEELKDYVRAHVRPIAPDGRPWTVAVGEVAPVVEQEPDVRVSLKMTPPPGAPVDRLTFGYDAIFHRLVTHRAVVSLAGDWRNGVTADEPVILGTMRDTDVTLVVDRSGGGWFRGFAAMFRLGVRHIAEGTDHLLFLLALILPAPLVAEGWRWGGYAGVRTALRRIVEVVTAFTVGHSITLVVGALGWARLPDALVESAIALSIFISAVHALVPIFRGREVYIAGGFGLVHGLAFAATLDGFGLDPWTLALTVLGFNLGIEAFQILVVLATMPWLVLLARTRVYGPLRTAGAVFTGIAAAAWFAERAFDWPNPIGPLVEGVAAHGVWLLVGLIALAVAAGWNGRRELVEPAGAI; translated from the coding sequence ATGCGACGACTTCTTCCGGCACTCCTGCTTCTGGCCGTGGCGGGGACCGCATGGGGACACCCCATGCCCAACTCCGCCGTCGTGCTGCGCATTCATCGTGACGCGATCGACGCGGAACTGACTCTGCCGATCGGCGAGCTGGCGGTGGGATGGGACAAACCCTTGCCCCCGGACGCCGTGGCGATCGTCGAACAGTACGGCGAGGAGTTGAAGGATTACGTCCGGGCCCACGTCCGCCCGATCGCCCCCGACGGCCGGCCGTGGACGGTCGCGGTGGGCGAGGTGGCCCCGGTCGTCGAGCAGGAACCGGACGTGCGGGTTTCGTTGAAGATGACCCCGCCCCCCGGCGCTCCCGTGGATCGGCTGACCTTCGGTTACGACGCGATCTTTCACCGCCTGGTGACTCACCGGGCGGTCGTCTCGCTGGCCGGCGACTGGCGCAACGGCGTCACGGCCGACGAGCCGGTGATCCTGGGGACGATGCGCGACACCGACGTCACGCTCGTCGTCGACCGATCCGGCGGTGGCTGGTTTCGGGGCTTCGCCGCGATGTTCCGCCTGGGCGTCCGACATATCGCCGAGGGGACCGACCACCTCCTGTTCCTGCTCGCCCTGATTCTCCCCGCACCGCTGGTCGCCGAGGGCTGGCGCTGGGGAGGCTACGCCGGGGTGAGGACGGCCCTGCGAAGGATCGTCGAGGTCGTGACCGCGTTTACCGTGGGCCATTCGATCACGCTGGTCGTCGGCGCCCTGGGATGGGCTCGCCTCCCGGACGCCCTCGTCGAGTCGGCCATTGCCCTGTCGATCTTCATCTCGGCCGTTCACGCCCTGGTTCCAATCTTCCGCGGGCGCGAAGTCTACATCGCCGGTGGCTTCGGCCTGGTGCACGGCCTGGCGTTCGCGGCGACGCTCGACGGCTTCGGGCTCGATCCCTGGACGCTGGCCCTCACCGTGCTGGGCTTCAATCTGGGCATCGAAGCCTTCCAGATCCTGGTCGTCCTGGCGACGATGCCCTGGCTGGTGCTGCTGGCCCGGACGAGGGTCTACGGCCCCCTTCGCACAGCCGGGGCCGTCTTCACCGGGATCGCCGCGGCCGCCTGGTTCGCGGAGCGGGCCTTCGACTGGCCGAACCCGATCGGCCCGCTCGTGGAAGGGGTCGCGGCCCACGGCGTCTGGCTTCTGGTCGGCCTGATCGCGCTGGCCGTCGCGGCCGGCTGGAATGGTCGCCGCGAGTTGGTGGAACCGGCCGGCGCAATTTAA
- a CDS encoding phage holin family protein produces MAHQTVLNNGAGAPAASQNRPTGLMDNVSSFGSDLASLASLQGKLAAADAKESLQKAAPAIAGLVLATLLAFAGVVAILGGLSLWIAEAFSMKPYAALMFTGLGALVLVAILAAVCARMLNSSFTTFRRSSEEFERNLAWIKTTLTHSGR; encoded by the coding sequence ATGGCTCATCAAACGGTCCTGAACAACGGCGCAGGCGCTCCCGCAGCGTCTCAAAACCGTCCAACCGGGTTGATGGACAACGTCAGCTCGTTCGGCAGCGATCTGGCGTCGCTGGCGTCGCTCCAGGGCAAGCTGGCGGCGGCCGACGCCAAGGAGAGTCTTCAGAAGGCCGCGCCGGCGATCGCCGGCCTGGTTCTGGCGACCCTCCTGGCGTTCGCCGGCGTCGTGGCGATTCTTGGGGGCCTCAGCCTCTGGATCGCCGAGGCCTTCTCCATGAAACCCTACGCGGCGCTGATGTTCACGGGCCTCGGCGCCCTGGTGCTGGTCGCGATCCTGGCCGCCGTCTGCGCGCGGATGCTCAACTCCAGCTTCACCACCTTCCGACGCTCCTCCGAAGAGTTCGAGCGCAACCTCGCCTGGATCAAAACCACCCTCACCCACAGCGGACGCTGA
- a CDS encoding AI-2E family transporter: MNIDVATTRLLRILLIGGTIVLAMSVAADVFKPLALAILITFLLAPIVSRLERMGLPRVFSVAIVLLVGMAAVGATAYIVGGQFASIARDVPKYTENIQAKVSRLRPGEESTIAKIVNAVTRLSKSNAAEEERAQPVRIISGSDFWENLHAFLGPFESALAMGGIVLLLVVFILFERDEIRAKLIQLVGWGRIGVTTKTLSQIGENLSSYLAALAMVNAGFGLVIGLGCWAIGLPSPALWGFLAALCRFIPYLGTLLSFSFPFLISIAHFAGWTQPALVLALFAGAELAVNSVEPLVYGKSTGISPIGLLISALFWAWLWGPLGLLLANALTVCLAVAGRSIPGLEALGILLRHDVSVSDDLRWYQRVLSHDVDGAMTILDDALKTKSLEEVCDQIVIPTLSRAEQDRTHEHVDGRDVAFIWRTVRDWIDEVSERDDVILTPKVADAAEPLPTPVLAGESPALVGIASGGGADALVLRMLNVLLQPTGVRLTIMSASGSSLRVTDRVGELDPALILISHVPPEGLTRARYLVKRMHARRPETPITVGYWDYDVPPLELTERFRPARLVVSLAAARALILERISAVQGAPSGPSGDAAPALVDASRP, from the coding sequence ATGAACATCGACGTCGCCACCACGCGGCTCCTGCGCATCCTCCTGATCGGCGGCACGATCGTCCTCGCGATGTCGGTCGCCGCCGACGTCTTCAAACCGCTCGCCCTGGCGATCCTCATCACGTTCCTGCTGGCCCCGATCGTGAGCCGCCTGGAACGCATGGGCCTGCCCCGAGTCTTCAGCGTGGCGATCGTCCTGCTGGTCGGCATGGCCGCCGTCGGCGCGACGGCGTACATCGTCGGCGGCCAGTTCGCCAGCATCGCCCGGGACGTGCCCAAGTACACGGAGAACATCCAGGCCAAGGTCTCCCGCCTGCGACCCGGCGAAGAATCGACGATCGCGAAGATCGTGAATGCGGTCACCCGCCTGTCGAAATCGAACGCTGCCGAGGAGGAACGCGCCCAGCCGGTCCGGATCATCTCGGGGAGCGACTTCTGGGAGAACCTGCACGCGTTCCTCGGGCCGTTCGAGTCCGCCCTCGCCATGGGGGGCATCGTGCTGCTGCTGGTGGTCTTCATCCTCTTCGAGCGTGACGAGATCCGGGCCAAGCTCATCCAACTCGTCGGCTGGGGACGGATCGGGGTCACCACCAAGACGCTCTCCCAGATTGGAGAAAACCTCAGCTCGTACCTCGCGGCGCTGGCCATGGTGAACGCCGGCTTCGGGCTGGTGATCGGCCTGGGGTGCTGGGCGATCGGCCTGCCGTCGCCGGCGCTCTGGGGGTTTCTGGCGGCTCTCTGTCGATTCATCCCCTACCTGGGAACGCTGCTCTCGTTTTCGTTCCCGTTTCTCATCTCGATCGCCCATTTTGCGGGCTGGACCCAGCCGGCCCTGGTGCTGGCCCTGTTCGCCGGGGCGGAACTCGCGGTCAACAGCGTCGAGCCCCTGGTCTACGGCAAGTCCACGGGGATCTCGCCGATCGGTCTGTTGATCTCCGCCCTTTTCTGGGCGTGGCTGTGGGGTCCGCTCGGCCTGCTGCTGGCCAACGCCCTGACCGTCTGCCTGGCCGTCGCCGGGCGGTCGATCCCCGGACTGGAGGCCCTCGGCATCCTGCTCCGCCACGACGTCTCGGTGAGCGACGACCTGCGCTGGTATCAACGCGTCCTCAGTCATGACGTCGACGGGGCGATGACGATCCTGGACGACGCCCTCAAAACGAAATCCCTGGAAGAAGTCTGCGACCAGATCGTCATCCCGACTCTCTCTCGCGCCGAGCAGGACCGCACCCACGAGCACGTCGACGGCCGCGACGTCGCCTTCATCTGGCGGACCGTCCGCGACTGGATCGACGAGGTTTCCGAGCGCGACGACGTGATCCTAACGCCCAAGGTCGCCGACGCCGCTGAACCGCTTCCAACGCCGGTTCTGGCCGGCGAGTCGCCCGCCCTGGTGGGAATTGCGTCCGGCGGCGGGGCTGACGCACTCGTCCTGCGGATGCTCAACGTTTTGCTGCAGCCGACGGGCGTTCGGCTGACCATCATGTCGGCCAGCGGCTCCTCGCTGCGGGTCACCGACAGGGTGGGCGAGTTGGATCCGGCTCTCATCCTGATCTCGCACGTCCCTCCTGAGGGGCTCACTCGGGCGCGTTATCTCGTCAAGCGGATGCACGCCCGCCGGCCGGAGACTCCCATCACGGTCGGCTACTGGGATTACGACGTCCCGCCGCTCGAGCTGACCGAGCGTTTCCGTCCGGCTCGGCTCGTGGTGAGTTTGGCCGCGGCTCGGGCCCTGATCCTCGAACGCATCTCCGCCGTCCAGGGCGCGCCGTCGGGCCCGTCCGGGGACGCAGCTCCCGCCCTGGTGGACGCGAGCCGCCCCTGA
- a CDS encoding CBS domain-containing protein, producing MSAGSTEPTPAATTPEDLLVSDVMTPVAATCSPFSTVTEAVMIFKAQDVDVVPVIDAGKPVGVVVDRDVALAVADAPDLATRPVSEIMVKDWPTVPVDAHVDQALQAMSAVGSRLALAVDASGLLAGLVFWAELARRLPLEAAPAPSPDVEVPAEVTKP from the coding sequence ATGAGCGCCGGTTCGACCGAACCCACTCCCGCCGCGACGACGCCTGAAGACCTGCTCGTCTCCGACGTGATGACCCCCGTGGCCGCCACCTGCTCTCCGTTCAGCACGGTCACGGAGGCCGTGATGATCTTCAAGGCGCAGGACGTGGATGTGGTGCCGGTGATCGACGCGGGCAAACCGGTGGGCGTAGTCGTCGACCGCGACGTCGCCCTCGCCGTGGCCGACGCCCCCGACCTGGCGACGCGACCCGTCTCTGAAATCATGGTCAAGGACTGGCCCACCGTCCCCGTCGACGCTCACGTCGACCAGGCGCTCCAGGCGATGTCGGCCGTCGGTTCACGACTGGCGCTGGCCGTCGACGCCTCTGGATTGCTCGCCGGCCTGGTCTTCTGGGCCGAACTCGCTCGACGACTTCCGCTCGAAGCCGCGCCGGCTCCGAGCCCCGACGTTGAGGTTCCCGCCGAGGTGACCAAACCGTGA
- a CDS encoding protein kinase domain-containing protein, with amino-acid sequence MNSERWGRIGELFDAAASVPPADRREWLRTACDGDDGLQAEVESLLRHDDAADREGFFPDPTPPAETVDWPAPPSPRGESSTDPAGQSDVFSPRAAIAATGGTRSDELRSVVQSRLRQLPLIHILTFGMMILLRPFFLGRVSPWILVPFIVVVLGLAGVVALLSTRRVSLPWLRRIELGMVAVLAGLLLFYSARGLLTPVTDDGRLRVEHISAERIMKNAVLLASLLMFIHAVYIPTNWRRVAIVSGLLALLPLVSPAAAALYDPSAAHWLVEPRPDGNRMIWVLAIDVGFLFVLAGISSFAAQALSKLRSEVVAARRFGQYRLGERIGSGGMGEVYLAEHELLKRPCAIKLIRPDVVRGPGAIRRFEKEVYINATLSHPNTVEIFDYGLTEDGTYYYVMEYLPGMSLADLVAQYGPLPPGRVVYLLRQVALALHEAHQAGLIHRDVKPSNIFAARRGGMDDVAKLLDFGLVHAAGAPASTFSDEEERQILGTPLYMSPEQASGSRTLDPRSDIYSLGAVAYYLLTGWPPFEARTPIEVFVAHARDPIIPPSQLQSAVQDDLEAVVLRCLAKAPQDRFPDAEAFEAALGLCRCASDWDKARARQWWLKRR; translated from the coding sequence ATGAACTCCGAACGCTGGGGCCGAATCGGCGAACTGTTCGACGCGGCCGCGAGCGTCCCCCCGGCCGATCGCCGCGAATGGCTCCGCACCGCTTGCGACGGCGACGACGGGCTCCAGGCCGAGGTCGAATCCCTCCTGCGGCACGACGACGCGGCCGATCGCGAGGGGTTCTTCCCCGACCCGACGCCTCCGGCGGAGACCGTGGATTGGCCCGCGCCCCCGAGCCCCCGTGGAGAGTCGTCCACGGATCCCGCCGGACAGAGCGACGTCTTCTCTCCCAGGGCGGCGATCGCCGCTACCGGAGGGACGAGGTCGGACGAACTCAGGTCGGTCGTCCAGTCGCGTCTCCGACAGTTGCCGCTCATTCACATCTTGACGTTCGGCATGATGATCCTGCTCCGACCGTTCTTCCTCGGCCGGGTCTCCCCGTGGATCCTCGTCCCGTTCATCGTCGTCGTGCTGGGCCTGGCCGGGGTGGTCGCGCTGCTCTCCACGCGCCGCGTCTCGCTCCCGTGGCTCCGCAGAATCGAGCTTGGGATGGTGGCCGTCCTCGCCGGCCTCCTGCTCTTCTACTCGGCTCGGGGTCTGCTGACCCCCGTAACCGACGACGGCAGGCTCCGGGTGGAGCACATCTCGGCGGAGCGGATCATGAAGAACGCGGTTCTGCTCGCCTCGCTGTTGATGTTCATCCACGCCGTCTACATCCCGACGAACTGGCGACGGGTTGCGATCGTCTCCGGCTTGCTCGCTCTGCTGCCGCTCGTCTCGCCGGCGGCGGCGGCGTTGTACGACCCCTCGGCCGCGCATTGGCTCGTCGAGCCGCGGCCCGACGGCAATCGGATGATCTGGGTTCTGGCGATCGACGTCGGCTTCTTGTTCGTCCTGGCGGGAATCTCGTCCTTCGCCGCTCAGGCGCTCTCGAAGCTGCGGTCGGAAGTGGTCGCGGCGCGGCGGTTCGGGCAGTACCGCCTCGGCGAGCGGATCGGCTCGGGGGGCATGGGGGAGGTCTACCTCGCTGAGCACGAACTCCTGAAACGGCCGTGCGCCATCAAGCTGATCCGCCCCGACGTCGTCCGCGGGCCCGGTGCGATCAGGCGGTTCGAGAAGGAAGTCTACATCAACGCGACGCTCTCTCATCCCAACACGGTGGAGATCTTCGATTACGGCCTGACCGAGGATGGGACGTACTACTACGTCATGGAATACCTGCCGGGGATGAGCCTGGCGGATCTGGTTGCACAATACGGCCCCTTGCCTCCCGGACGCGTCGTCTATCTGCTCCGCCAGGTCGCGCTGGCGCTCCACGAGGCGCACCAGGCAGGCCTGATCCATCGCGACGTCAAGCCGTCGAACATCTTCGCCGCCCGTCGAGGCGGGATGGACGACGTGGCGAAACTCCTCGACTTCGGCCTGGTCCACGCCGCGGGAGCCCCGGCGTCCACATTCAGTGATGAAGAGGAGCGGCAGATCCTCGGCACCCCGCTCTACATGTCGCCCGAGCAGGCGAGCGGCTCTCGCACCCTCGACCCCCGGAGCGACATCTACTCGCTCGGAGCGGTCGCCTACTACCTGCTCACCGGCTGGCCTCCGTTCGAGGCTCGGACCCCGATCGAAGTGTTCGTCGCCCACGCCCGCGACCCGATCATCCCCCCTTCCCAACTCCAAAGCGCCGTGCAGGACGACCTCGAAGCCGTCGTCCTCCGATGCCTGGCCAAGGCCCCCCAGGATCGCTTCCCAGACGCCGAGGCCTTTGAAGCCGCCCTCGGCCTCTGCCGATGCGCCTCCGACTGGGACAAGGCCCGCGCCCGTCAGTGGTGGCTGAAGCGTCGGTAG
- a CDS encoding ECF-type sigma factor, protein MPESGADLTTILARAREGDARARGEVLTRVYSELRDVAARMMLRERRDHTLSPTAVVHEAVMRLLGDEVFDRATNRAFLFSAAARAMRELLIDHARTRSAARRGGKWERVPLDSLVDYFEGQNVGIGDVHEAIDRLTAIDERQGQAITLRYFGGLTVAEVATALGVSAGTVERDCRLGRAWLHSQLRGEKAE, encoded by the coding sequence GTGCCCGAGTCCGGGGCGGATTTGACCACCATCCTCGCCCGAGCGCGGGAGGGGGACGCCCGAGCCCGGGGCGAGGTGCTCACCCGCGTTTACAGCGAGCTCCGAGACGTTGCGGCGCGGATGATGCTGCGGGAACGTCGCGACCACACGCTGTCGCCCACGGCGGTCGTCCACGAGGCCGTGATGCGCCTTCTCGGCGACGAGGTCTTCGACCGAGCCACGAACCGCGCCTTTTTGTTCTCGGCGGCCGCCCGCGCCATGCGGGAACTCCTCATCGACCATGCGCGGACACGGTCGGCGGCGCGTCGGGGAGGGAAATGGGAGCGGGTCCCGCTCGATTCGCTGGTCGACTACTTCGAAGGTCAGAACGTCGGGATCGGCGACGTTCACGAGGCGATCGATCGATTGACAGCGATCGACGAGCGGCAGGGGCAGGCCATCACGCTCCGCTACTTCGGCGGCCTGACGGTGGCCGAGGTCGCCACGGCGCTGGGGGTGTCGGCCGGCACGGTCGAGCGGGATTGCCGGCTGGGGCGCGCCTGGCTCCACAGTCAGTTGCGAGGAGAAAAAGCAGAATGA